Proteins encoded within one genomic window of Brachybacterium muris:
- a CDS encoding pyridoxal phosphate-dependent aminotransferase: MILTQSSKLRDVCYEIRGPVPAEAARMEAQGHQILKLNIGNPAPFGFEAPDEILVDMIRNLPSAQGYSDSRGIPAARRAVAQYYQMRGMPGIELDDVFLGNGVSELIQMVCQALVDDGDEVLIPQPDYPLWTAAVSLAGGRAVHYRCDEESNWWPDVSDIADRVTERTKAIVVINPNNPTGAVYPEPVLREIVEVARKHGLLILADEIYDKILYDDAVHTPIASLAPDLLSITFNGLSKAYRVAGFRAGWMTLYGPQDDATSFIEGLEVLSNMRLCPNVPAQHVVATALGGYQTINDLVLPGGRLREQRDVAYEGLSEIPGVSVVKAEGALYMFPKLDLEMYRIDSDEEFAYDLLRSKKLLVNHGTGFNYPEPDHLRLVTLPRADVLADAVDRIADHLASIRR, translated from the coding sequence ATGATCCTCACCCAGTCCTCCAAGCTACGCGACGTGTGCTACGAGATCCGCGGGCCGGTGCCCGCCGAGGCCGCGCGCATGGAGGCTCAGGGCCACCAGATCCTCAAGCTCAACATCGGCAACCCCGCCCCCTTCGGCTTCGAGGCGCCCGACGAGATCCTGGTGGACATGATCCGGAACCTGCCCTCGGCGCAGGGCTACTCCGACTCCCGCGGCATCCCGGCGGCGCGACGCGCGGTCGCGCAGTACTACCAGATGCGCGGCATGCCGGGCATCGAGCTGGACGACGTGTTCCTGGGCAACGGGGTCTCCGAGCTGATCCAGATGGTCTGCCAGGCGCTGGTGGACGACGGCGACGAGGTGTTGATCCCGCAGCCCGACTACCCGCTGTGGACCGCCGCCGTTTCCCTGGCCGGCGGGCGCGCTGTCCACTACCGCTGCGACGAGGAAAGCAACTGGTGGCCTGACGTCTCCGACATCGCCGACAGGGTCACCGAGCGCACCAAGGCCATCGTGGTCATCAACCCCAACAATCCCACCGGCGCCGTGTACCCCGAGCCGGTGCTGCGCGAGATCGTGGAGGTGGCCCGCAAGCACGGGCTGCTGATTCTGGCCGACGAGATCTACGACAAGATCCTTTACGACGACGCGGTGCACACCCCGATCGCCTCGCTGGCCCCGGATCTGCTGTCGATCACCTTCAACGGACTGTCCAAGGCGTACCGGGTGGCGGGCTTCCGTGCCGGATGGATGACCCTGTACGGGCCGCAGGACGACGCCACCAGCTTCATCGAGGGCCTCGAGGTGCTCTCGAACATGCGGCTGTGCCCGAACGTCCCGGCCCAGCACGTGGTGGCCACGGCCCTGGGCGGCTACCAGACCATCAACGACCTGGTGCTGCCCGGGGGCCGGCTGCGTGAGCAGCGCGACGTGGCCTACGAGGGCCTCAGCGAGATCCCCGGGGTGAGCGTGGTTAAGGCCGAGGGTGCGCTGTACATGTTCCCGAAGCTGGACCTGGAGATGTACCGGATCGACAGCGACGAGGAGTTCGCCTACGACCTGCTGCGCTCGAAGAAGCTTCTGGTCAACCACGGCACTGGCTTCAACTACCCCGAGCCCGACCACCTGCGTCTGGTGACCCTCCCGCGGGCCGACGTGCTCGCCGACGCCGTGGACCGCATCGCCGACCACCTCGCCTCGATCCGCCGCTGA
- a CDS encoding TetR/AcrR family transcriptional regulator produces the protein MGRQSAFVREDTVRSARDVFWSEGYEGASMASLQRATGLNASSIYHAFGSKRGLFDAAIEDYLERVVRSGLAPLCAPEVAPDALERYFLAARALFADPSGRTLSDGCLLVNTACSGLARDGGIAEAVRAYRAELLAAFTRGVQARRPDQSPQERAQLVETCVALLISALVMTRVDRDAATAAIDSALTALQNQEQGHP, from the coding sequence ATGGGACGACAGTCCGCCTTCGTGCGGGAGGACACCGTGCGCTCCGCCCGCGACGTGTTCTGGAGCGAAGGGTACGAGGGCGCTTCCATGGCGAGCCTCCAGCGGGCCACCGGACTGAACGCCAGCAGCATCTACCATGCCTTCGGCTCCAAGCGCGGTCTGTTCGACGCCGCGATCGAGGACTACCTCGAGCGCGTCGTTCGCTCCGGGCTCGCCCCGCTGTGCGCGCCCGAGGTCGCCCCCGATGCTCTCGAGCGCTACTTCCTCGCGGCCCGCGCGCTGTTCGCGGACCCGTCCGGCCGCACCCTCTCCGACGGATGCCTGCTGGTGAACACCGCCTGCTCCGGGCTCGCCCGGGACGGCGGGATCGCCGAGGCCGTGCGCGCCTATCGCGCCGAGCTGCTCGCCGCCTTCACCCGCGGCGTGCAGGCCCGACGCCCCGACCAGTCGCCGCAGGAGCGTGCGCAGCTCGTCGAGACCTGCGTCGCGCTGCTGATCAGCGCGCTGGTCATGACCCGGGTGGACCGGGATGCGGCCACCGCCGCGATCGACTCCGCCCTCACCGCACTCCAGAACCAGGAGCAAGGACACCCATGA
- a CDS encoding organic hydroperoxide resistance protein: MKPLYTTEALATGGGRDGHVDVAESDLAFDLAVPTAMGGTGAGANPEQLFAAGYSACFHSALQAVARQQKVAIDGSSVGARVTIGSEESGGFSLAVELEVVIPELDHDTAQALADAAHQVCPYSNATRGNIPVVVTVTDD; the protein is encoded by the coding sequence ATGAAGCCCCTCTACACCACCGAAGCCCTGGCCACCGGCGGCGGCCGCGACGGCCACGTCGATGTCGCCGAGTCGGATCTCGCCTTCGACCTCGCCGTCCCGACCGCCATGGGCGGCACCGGCGCCGGCGCGAACCCCGAGCAGCTCTTCGCCGCCGGGTACTCCGCCTGCTTCCACTCCGCCCTGCAGGCCGTCGCCCGGCAGCAGAAGGTCGCGATCGACGGCTCGAGCGTCGGCGCCCGCGTCACCATCGGCTCGGAGGAGTCCGGCGGCTTCTCGCTCGCCGTCGAGCTCGAGGTGGTCATCCCGGAGCTCGACCACGACACCGCCCAGGCGCTGGCCGACGCCGCGCACCAGGTGTGCCCGTACTCGAACGCCACCCGGGGCAACATCCCGGTGGTCGTCACCGTCACCGACGACTGA
- a CDS encoding zinc-binding dehydrogenase — translation MLTITYDRFGDPADVLRTAEADAPVPAAGEALLRMSLSPIHHHDLWTIRGSYGVRPALPSGAGSEAVAVVEALGEGVEGYAVGDRVAATGITGAWAELFTAPASSLVPVPAELPDESAAQLLAMPFSAVSLLEHLDLAPGEVLVQNAATGAVGRLVAQFARLRGIRVISLVRRGSGVEELAAQGIGDVVATDREDWQEQARALIGEARVAAGLDSVGGEAAGQVLSLLGDGGRLVVFGAMGDSTMALPSGPIIFRDLKVEGFWGSRVSAEMAPEVRRRLIGEIFSGLLSGEVTLPVAATFPLEEVAAAVAATLTDGRQGKVLLRP, via the coding sequence ATGCTCACCATCACCTACGACCGCTTCGGCGATCCCGCCGACGTCCTGCGCACCGCCGAGGCCGATGCCCCTGTTCCGGCCGCCGGCGAGGCGCTGCTGAGGATGTCGCTGAGCCCGATCCACCACCACGACCTGTGGACAATCCGCGGCTCCTACGGCGTCCGCCCCGCGCTGCCCTCCGGCGCCGGCAGCGAGGCCGTCGCAGTGGTGGAGGCGCTCGGCGAGGGCGTCGAGGGCTACGCCGTCGGCGACCGTGTCGCGGCGACCGGGATCACCGGAGCCTGGGCGGAGCTGTTCACCGCCCCCGCCTCCTCGCTGGTCCCGGTGCCGGCCGAGCTGCCGGACGAGTCCGCCGCCCAGCTCCTGGCCATGCCCTTCAGCGCCGTCTCCCTGCTCGAGCACCTCGACCTCGCTCCCGGCGAGGTGCTCGTGCAGAACGCCGCGACCGGGGCCGTCGGCCGCCTCGTCGCGCAGTTCGCTCGGCTGCGCGGGATCCGCGTCATCAGCCTGGTGCGGCGCGGCAGCGGCGTCGAGGAGCTCGCCGCGCAGGGCATCGGTGACGTCGTCGCCACCGATCGGGAGGACTGGCAGGAGCAGGCGCGTGCGCTGATCGGAGAGGCGCGCGTCGCAGCGGGGCTGGACTCCGTGGGCGGCGAGGCGGCGGGCCAGGTGCTCTCGCTGCTCGGGGACGGCGGTCGCCTGGTGGTCTTCGGGGCGATGGGCGACTCGACCATGGCGCTCCCCTCGGGCCCGATCATCTTCCGCGATCTGAAGGTCGAGGGCTTCTGGGGCTCCCGGGTCTCGGCGGAGATGGCGCCGGAGGTGCGTCGCCGGCTCATCGGCGAGATCTTCTCCGGCCTGCTCTCCGGCGAGGTCACCCTGCCGGTCGCGGCCACCTTCCCGCTGGAGGAGGTCGCCGCCGCCGTGGCGGCCACGCTGACCGACGGCCGACAGGGCAAGGTGCTGCTGCGCCCGTGA
- a CDS encoding FAD-dependent oxidoreductase, translated as MSSSPQSLRLAVIGSGPAGVYAAETLLRSEAVKSGRLEVQADIFDRLPAPFGLIRYGVAPDHPRIKGIITALHRILGRGDIRFLGDVEFGKDVTLEDLRKHYDAVVFATGALKDADLDIPGIDLDGSYGAADFVAWYDGNPDYPRTWPLEAQQVAVIGNGNVALDVARVLSKSADELLRTEIPANVYEGLAAANTTDVHVFGRRGPAQTKFSPLETRELAHPKGVQVVMDPRDIEQITEAQWEAIRADKRTDQVVQTFVNWLEEQQRREAAGEEPTDHHGGPVTRRLHMHFWHRPVEVLGEDGHVTGMRFERTRLDEEGRLEGTGEFVDYELQSMYRAVGYFGSELPGVPYDSSRGVISNAAGRVTEADGTVLPGLYANGWIKRGPVGLIGATKSDAIETVGSLLEDLESGQLPTAPERDNDAIVRLLDSRGVEYTTWEGWMALDAHEKALGAAAVDADGQPRARIKVADREEMVRIAREGAPQPTHA; from the coding sequence ATGTCCTCCTCCCCGCAGTCCCTCCGCCTGGCCGTCATCGGATCCGGCCCCGCCGGCGTATACGCCGCAGAGACCCTGCTGCGCTCCGAGGCCGTGAAGTCCGGGCGCCTGGAGGTCCAGGCCGACATCTTCGACAGGCTCCCCGCCCCGTTCGGGCTGATCCGCTACGGCGTGGCCCCGGACCACCCGCGCATCAAGGGGATCATCACCGCGCTGCACCGCATCCTGGGCCGCGGAGACATCCGCTTCCTGGGTGACGTGGAGTTCGGCAAGGACGTGACGCTGGAGGACCTGCGCAAGCACTACGACGCGGTCGTGTTCGCCACCGGCGCCCTGAAGGACGCCGATCTGGACATCCCCGGCATCGACCTGGACGGCTCCTACGGCGCCGCCGACTTCGTGGCCTGGTACGACGGCAACCCCGACTACCCGCGAACGTGGCCGCTGGAGGCCCAGCAGGTCGCGGTGATCGGCAACGGCAACGTGGCCCTGGACGTGGCCCGCGTGCTGTCCAAGAGCGCCGACGAGCTGCTGCGCACCGAGATCCCCGCCAACGTCTACGAGGGCCTCGCCGCTGCGAACACCACCGACGTGCACGTGTTCGGCCGCCGCGGCCCCGCCCAGACCAAGTTCTCCCCGCTGGAGACCCGCGAGCTGGCGCACCCCAAGGGCGTGCAGGTGGTGATGGACCCGCGCGACATCGAGCAGATCACCGAGGCGCAGTGGGAGGCCATCCGCGCCGACAAGCGCACCGACCAGGTGGTGCAGACCTTCGTGAACTGGCTCGAGGAGCAGCAGCGCCGCGAGGCCGCGGGCGAGGAGCCCACCGACCACCACGGCGGGCCCGTCACCCGGCGCCTGCACATGCACTTCTGGCACCGCCCCGTCGAGGTCCTCGGTGAGGACGGGCACGTCACCGGCATGCGCTTCGAGCGCACCCGCCTGGACGAGGAGGGGCGCCTGGAGGGCACCGGCGAGTTCGTCGACTACGAGCTGCAGTCCATGTACAGGGCGGTGGGCTACTTCGGCAGTGAGCTGCCGGGAGTTCCCTACGACTCCTCCCGCGGCGTGATCAGCAACGCCGCCGGCCGTGTCACCGAGGCGGATGGCACCGTGCTTCCGGGCCTGTACGCCAACGGCTGGATCAAGCGCGGGCCCGTCGGCCTGATCGGCGCGACGAAGTCCGATGCGATCGAGACCGTGGGCTCCCTGCTGGAGGACCTCGAGTCCGGGCAGCTGCCCACCGCGCCGGAGCGCGACAACGACGCGATCGTGCGCCTGCTGGACTCCCGCGGCGTGGAGTACACCACCTGGGAGGGCTGGATGGCGCTGGACGCGCACGAGAAGGCCCTCGGTGCGGCTGCGGTGGACGCCGATGGCCAGCCGCGCGCCCGCATCAAGGTCGCGGACCGCGAGGAGATGGTCCGCATCGCCCGCGAGGGCGCACCGCAGCCCACGCACGCCTGA